In Streptomyces alboniger, the following are encoded in one genomic region:
- a CDS encoding GH1 family beta-glucosidase, with translation MAATAASPIPPFPRDFLWGVATSAHQIEGAAAERGACVWDAFTAVPGNVKDGTTAAVACDHYHRYREDVALVRGLGVGAYRFSVSWPRVLPTGAGPVNAAGLDFYDRLVDELCAAGVRPVPTLFHWDTPLAVQEAGGWLSRDTAERFAAYAAVVAARIGDRVTKWITLNEPAEHTLLGHALGEHAPGRRLLFDALPAAHHQLLAHGLAVRALRAAGARDVGIANSHGPTWPASAADEDTEAAGLYDVLLNRLFADPLLLGRYPDGFGELMPSDDLAADLDVISEPLDWYGINFYQPTKVGAPLPHPTEYSGLTLPPELPFAPRRIEGYPVTDFGWPVVPDALPELLTAFRDRYGDRLPPLVITENGCSYEGLDDQERIAYLDGHLRALHRALEAGVDVRGYFVWSLMDNFEWAEGYRRRFGLVHIDYATLERTPKASYHWLREVLRAQRA, from the coding sequence ATGGCAGCGACCGCGGCGAGCCCGATACCCCCCTTCCCCCGCGACTTCCTGTGGGGCGTGGCCACCTCGGCCCACCAGATCGAGGGCGCCGCCGCCGAGCGCGGCGCCTGCGTCTGGGACGCGTTCACGGCCGTGCCGGGGAACGTGAAGGACGGCACGACCGCCGCCGTGGCCTGCGACCACTACCACCGGTACCGCGAGGACGTGGCGCTCGTCCGCGGCCTCGGCGTGGGCGCCTACCGCTTCTCGGTCTCCTGGCCGCGCGTCCTGCCCACGGGCGCGGGCCCGGTGAACGCGGCGGGCCTGGACTTCTACGACCGCCTCGTCGACGAGCTGTGCGCGGCGGGCGTACGCCCCGTCCCCACCCTCTTCCACTGGGACACCCCGCTGGCCGTGCAGGAGGCGGGCGGCTGGCTGAGCCGTGACACCGCCGAGCGCTTCGCCGCGTACGCGGCCGTGGTCGCGGCCCGCATCGGCGACCGCGTCACGAAGTGGATTACCCTCAACGAACCCGCGGAACACACCCTGCTCGGCCACGCCCTCGGCGAGCACGCACCCGGCCGGCGGCTCCTGTTCGACGCGCTGCCGGCCGCCCACCACCAGCTGCTCGCGCACGGCCTCGCGGTACGGGCGCTGCGCGCGGCGGGCGCGCGGGACGTCGGGATCGCCAACTCGCACGGCCCGACCTGGCCCGCGTCGGCCGCCGACGAGGACACGGAAGCGGCCGGCCTCTACGACGTACTCCTCAACCGCCTCTTCGCCGACCCCCTGCTCCTCGGCCGCTACCCGGACGGCTTCGGTGAGTTGATGCCGTCGGACGACCTCGCAGCGGACCTCGACGTCATCTCGGAGCCCCTGGACTGGTACGGGATCAACTTCTACCAGCCGACGAAGGTGGGCGCCCCGCTCCCGCACCCCACCGAGTACTCCGGCCTCACGCTCCCGCCGGAACTCCCCTTCGCGCCACGGAGAATCGAGGGCTACCCCGTCACGGACTTCGGCTGGCCCGTCGTCCCCGACGCCCTCCCGGAACTCCTCACCGCCTTCCGCGACCGCTACGGCGACCGCCTCCCGCCGCTCGTCATCACCGAGAACGGCTGCTCGTACGAGGGTCTCGACGACCAGGAGCGGATCGCCTACCTGGACGGCCATCTGCGGGCCCTGCACCGGGCGCTGGAAGCGGGTGTGGACGTACGCGGCTACTTCGTCTGGTCGCTGATGGACAACTTCGAGTGGGCGGAGGGGTACCGACGGCGCTTCGGACTCGTCCACATCGACTACGCCACGCTGGAGCGCACCCCGAAGGCGTCCTACCACTGGCTGCGCGAGGTCCTGCGGGCGCAGCGCGCATGA
- a CDS encoding MFS transporter — protein MTAGRSTTATALREPTERVGGGWTGALSLANGAIWVGWYGPLQILLAVQAEELAPAGTSKETVLAWVTGVGAVVSLAANPLFGAVSDRTTSRWGRRTPWIAAGTAGGAASLLLLSAAGSLWAMAAGWCLVQLTLNAAFAAVTAAVPDRVPRGQRGSVGGWLGAAQLLGVVVGTGLATLAGGTVAGYAACALFTVAGVLPYVVRHRDLRLAAADRPPWKGRSFLAGFWLSPRRHPDLGWAWLTRFLINVSNSLVLLYLLYFLRDRLHHADPEAGVLILTAVNGVTMLATVVAGGAWSDRVGRRKPFVIWSGTLMAAATGLLALWQTWPGAIVAAALLGVGFGVFTSVDFALMTDVLPRAADRGKDLGVINIANSLPQVAAPALAAPLVTHLGGYRALYLTAAVLGLAGAVLVTRIKGVR, from the coding sequence ATGACCGCGGGGCGCTCGACGACCGCCACCGCCCTGCGGGAGCCCACCGAGCGGGTCGGCGGGGGCTGGACGGGCGCCCTGTCGCTGGCCAACGGCGCGATCTGGGTGGGCTGGTACGGCCCGCTCCAGATCCTGCTCGCCGTGCAGGCCGAGGAGCTGGCCCCGGCGGGCACCTCGAAGGAGACGGTGCTCGCCTGGGTCACCGGCGTCGGCGCGGTCGTCTCGCTCGCCGCGAACCCCCTGTTCGGCGCGGTGTCCGACCGCACCACCTCGCGCTGGGGCCGGCGCACCCCGTGGATCGCGGCGGGCACGGCGGGCGGCGCCGCCTCACTTCTGCTGCTCTCGGCGGCGGGCTCCCTGTGGGCGATGGCGGCGGGCTGGTGCCTGGTGCAGCTCACCCTGAACGCCGCGTTCGCCGCGGTCACGGCGGCCGTCCCCGACCGTGTGCCGCGCGGCCAGCGCGGCTCGGTGGGCGGCTGGCTGGGAGCGGCGCAACTGCTCGGCGTGGTCGTGGGGACGGGCCTCGCGACCCTGGCGGGCGGCACCGTCGCGGGGTACGCGGCGTGCGCGCTCTTCACGGTGGCGGGCGTTCTGCCCTACGTCGTACGCCACCGTGACCTGCGCCTGGCCGCCGCCGACCGGCCCCCGTGGAAGGGGCGGAGCTTCCTCGCGGGCTTCTGGCTGAGCCCCCGCCGCCATCCGGACCTGGGCTGGGCCTGGCTGACCCGCTTCCTGATCAACGTCAGCAACTCCCTGGTGCTGCTGTATCTCCTCTACTTCCTCCGGGACCGCCTGCACCACGCGGACCCGGAGGCGGGCGTGCTGATCCTGACCGCGGTGAACGGCGTGACGATGCTCGCGACCGTCGTGGCGGGCGGCGCCTGGTCGGACCGGGTGGGTCGCCGCAAACCGTTCGTGATCTGGTCGGGCACGCTGATGGCGGCGGCGACGGGGCTGCTCGCCCTCTGGCAGACCTGGCCGGGGGCGATCGTCGCGGCGGCGCTCCTCGGCGTCGGCTTCGGCGTCTTCACCTCGGTGGACTTCGCCCTGATGACGGACGTCCTGCCCAGGGCGGCGGACCGCGGCAAGGACCTCGGCGTCATCAACATCGCCAACTCCCTCCCCCAGGTGGCGGCCCCGGCACTGGCGGCCCCGCTGGTCACCCACCTGGGCGGCTACCGGGCCCTGTACCTGACGGCGGCGGTGCTCGGCCTGGCGGGGGCGGTGCTGGTGACGCGGATCAAGGGGGTGCGCTGA
- the era gene encoding GTPase Era, producing MGAMSVRTPSSAEPSEAVHRAGFACFVGRPNAGKSTLTNALVGKKVAITADQPQTTRHTVRGIVHRPDAQMILVDTPGLHKPRTLLGERLNDVVRTTWAEVDVIGFCLPANEKLGPGDRFIAKELASIKKTPKIAIVTKTDLVDSKTLAEQLIAIDQLGKELGFEWAEIVPVSAVGDQQVGLLADLIVPLLPEGPPLYPEGDLTDEPEQVMVAELIREAALEGVRDELPHSIAVVVEEMLPREDRPADKPLLDIHAFVYIERPSQKGIIIGPKGKRLKDVGIKSRKQIEALLGTPVFLDLHVKVAKDWQRDPRQLRKLGF from the coding sequence ATGGGCGCCATGAGCGTTCGTACCCCGTCATCAGCCGAGCCGTCCGAGGCCGTCCACCGCGCCGGTTTCGCCTGCTTCGTCGGCCGCCCCAACGCGGGCAAGTCCACCCTCACGAACGCTCTGGTCGGCAAGAAGGTCGCGATCACCGCGGACCAGCCGCAGACCACGCGGCACACGGTGCGCGGCATCGTGCACCGGCCCGACGCCCAGATGATCCTGGTGGACACCCCCGGGCTCCACAAGCCGCGCACGCTGCTCGGCGAGCGGCTGAACGACGTCGTACGCACCACCTGGGCCGAGGTCGACGTCATCGGCTTCTGTCTGCCCGCGAACGAGAAGCTCGGCCCCGGCGACCGGTTCATCGCCAAGGAACTGGCGTCCATCAAGAAGACGCCGAAGATCGCGATCGTCACCAAGACCGACCTCGTCGACAGCAAGACGCTCGCCGAGCAGCTCATCGCCATCGACCAGCTCGGCAAGGAGCTGGGCTTCGAGTGGGCCGAGATCGTGCCGGTCTCGGCCGTGGGCGACCAGCAGGTCGGCCTGCTCGCCGATCTGATCGTGCCGCTGCTTCCCGAGGGGCCGCCGCTCTACCCCGAGGGCGACCTCACGGACGAGCCCGAGCAGGTCATGGTGGCCGAGCTGATCCGCGAGGCCGCGCTCGAAGGCGTACGGGACGAGCTGCCGCACTCGATCGCGGTGGTGGTCGAGGAGATGCTGCCGCGCGAGGACCGGCCCGCGGACAAGCCGCTGCTCGACATCCACGCGTTCGTCTACATCGAGCGGCCCAGCCAGAAGGGGATCATCATCGGTCCCAAGGGCAAGCGGCTCAAGGACGTCGGCATCAAGTCCCGCAAGCAGATCGAGGCACTTCTCGGTACGCCGGTCTTCCTCGACCTGCACGTGAAGGTCGCCAAGGACTGGCAGCGGGACCCTCGGCAGCTGCGGAAGCTCGGCTTCTAG
- a CDS encoding helix-turn-helix transcriptional regulator, which yields MSSASIADTAGTADPAGTSKARRLGELREFLMSRRARVTPAEAGLPGGGGRRRTPGLRREEVAVLAGVGASWYQWLEQGRDISVSPQVLDSVARVLKLDGAERRHLYVLAGLNPPPPEVARDDRDMCEGLHRLIDTWMPYPAHIMDAYWNCVMYNDAAASVLGMRSETSENCLLTFFADSIYRARASSWERNAPQVVAMYRAACSDHPDDDGFAAVIAEAKATSPEFTELWERRDVKPGGQVTKEIEHPVVGTLFLESTQLKVPARPDLTIVLHTPLPHAEADTAAKLEWLASAEGRRETIRSVTG from the coding sequence ATGTCATCAGCGTCGATCGCGGACACCGCAGGCACCGCGGACCCCGCAGGCACCTCCAAGGCGCGCAGACTCGGGGAGCTGCGGGAGTTCCTGATGAGCCGCCGCGCGCGGGTCACCCCCGCGGAGGCCGGGCTCCCCGGCGGCGGAGGCCGCCGACGCACGCCCGGACTGCGCCGCGAGGAGGTCGCCGTGCTCGCCGGCGTCGGCGCGTCCTGGTACCAGTGGCTGGAGCAGGGCCGCGACATCTCCGTGTCACCGCAGGTCCTGGACTCCGTGGCGCGCGTCCTGAAGCTGGACGGCGCCGAGCGGCGCCATCTGTACGTGCTCGCCGGACTCAACCCGCCGCCGCCCGAAGTCGCGCGGGACGACCGGGACATGTGCGAGGGGCTGCACCGGCTCATCGACACGTGGATGCCGTACCCCGCGCACATCATGGACGCGTACTGGAACTGCGTCATGTACAACGACGCGGCCGCGTCCGTGCTCGGCATGCGCTCGGAGACCTCCGAGAACTGTCTGCTCACCTTCTTCGCCGACTCCATCTACCGCGCCCGCGCGAGCAGTTGGGAGCGCAACGCGCCGCAGGTGGTGGCGATGTACCGGGCCGCGTGCTCGGACCACCCCGACGACGACGGGTTCGCCGCGGTGATCGCCGAGGCGAAGGCGACGAGCCCGGAGTTCACCGAGCTGTGGGAGCGGCGGGACGTCAAGCCCGGCGGGCAGGTCACCAAGGAGATCGAGCACCCGGTCGTCGGCACGCTCTTCCTGGAGTCGACGCAGCTGAAGGTGCCCGCGAGGCCCGACCTCACGATCGTGCTGCACACCCCGCTGCCGCACGCCGAGGCCGACACGGCGGCCAAGCTGGAGTGGCTGGCCTCGGCGGAGGGGCGGCGCGAGACCATCCGCTCGGTCACGGGGTGA
- a CDS encoding MFS transporter, producing the protein MAIDTSPAPSPQAAPSSPAAPPAPRPQNPRLSSRDRLVLFVLCAAQFMVALDFSVLNVALPVLGADLGMSQSALQWAVTAFALPSGGFLLLFGRMGDLFGRRRLFLAGLALFGLSSLLATFAWDPASFLAGRALQGVGAAAIVPTGMSLLTTTFPEGPQRDRALGISGTLLSLGFTIGMVLGGVLTDTLGWRSTMGLLTLFALIVLPLAPGLLRESRTPDRPRLDVPGAATVTGGLLALIYALSTAAERGFGGTDVIVTLVAGVLLLAAFGYVETRAAAPLVSLPMLRRRTVAWGNLGGLVTFSMMSTVVFVLTLYLQEVLRLSAFETGMVFGVQGVLSVVAGVYAPKVIGRFGARRTLVGSLLGQGVFVAALLGIGESGWSVYLATAAVSVASMFHLGAIVSYGVTVTSGVPDREQGLATGLVTSTQQVGITIGIPLLGVLATTAPDLLSGTRTVLATDAAVVLATAVLTGLGLRRGRA; encoded by the coding sequence ATGGCGATCGACACCTCACCCGCTCCCTCCCCGCAAGCCGCTCCCTCCTCACCGGCCGCTCCCCCGGCGCCGCGTCCACAGAACCCCCGGCTCTCCTCCCGCGACAGACTCGTCCTGTTCGTCCTGTGCGCCGCGCAGTTCATGGTCGCGCTGGACTTCTCCGTACTGAACGTGGCGCTGCCGGTGCTCGGCGCCGACCTGGGGATGAGCCAGTCCGCACTCCAGTGGGCGGTCACCGCCTTCGCGCTGCCCTCGGGAGGCTTCCTCCTCCTCTTCGGTAGGATGGGCGACCTGTTCGGGCGGCGCAGGCTGTTCCTCGCCGGGCTCGCGCTCTTCGGCCTGTCCTCGCTCCTCGCCACGTTCGCGTGGGACCCGGCCTCGTTCCTGGCCGGGCGGGCGCTGCAAGGCGTGGGCGCGGCGGCCATCGTGCCGACCGGCATGTCCCTGCTGACCACGACCTTCCCGGAGGGCCCGCAGCGCGACCGGGCGCTCGGCATCTCCGGCACGCTGCTCTCGCTCGGTTTCACGATCGGCATGGTGCTCGGCGGCGTACTTACCGACACCCTCGGCTGGCGCTCCACGATGGGCCTGCTGACCCTCTTCGCGCTGATCGTGCTGCCGCTGGCGCCCGGCCTGCTGCGGGAGTCCCGCACCCCGGACCGCCCTCGCCTGGACGTGCCGGGGGCCGCGACGGTCACCGGCGGCCTGCTCGCCCTGATCTACGCCCTGTCCACAGCCGCCGAGCGCGGCTTCGGCGGCACCGACGTGATCGTCACGCTGGTGGCGGGCGTCCTGCTGCTCGCGGCGTTCGGATACGTCGAGACGCGCGCCGCGGCCCCGCTGGTCTCGCTGCCCATGCTGCGGCGGCGCACGGTGGCGTGGGGCAATCTGGGCGGCCTGGTCACCTTCTCGATGATGTCGACGGTCGTCTTCGTACTGACCCTCTACCTCCAGGAAGTCCTGCGCCTGTCGGCCTTCGAGACCGGCATGGTCTTCGGCGTGCAGGGCGTCCTCTCGGTGGTCGCCGGGGTCTACGCGCCGAAGGTCATCGGCCGCTTCGGGGCGCGCCGCACACTGGTCGGATCACTGCTCGGCCAGGGCGTGTTCGTGGCGGCGCTGCTCGGCATCGGCGAGAGCGGCTGGTCGGTGTACCTGGCCACGGCGGCGGTCTCGGTGGCGAGCATGTTCCACCTGGGCGCCATCGTCTCGTACGGAGTGACGGTCACCTCGGGGGTCCCCGACAGGGAGCAGGGCCTGGCGACGGGCCTGGTCACCTCCACGCAGCAGGTGGGCATCACGATCGGCATCCCGCTGCTGGGCGTCCTCGCGACCACGGCCCCGGACCTGCTGTCGGGCACCCGGACGGTCCTCGCGACCGACGCGGCGGTGGTCCTGGCGACCGCGGTCCTGACCGGCCTGGGCCTGCGCCGCGGCCGCGCCTGA
- a CDS encoding MmcQ/YjbR family DNA-binding protein, with protein MSPEELRAFCLSFNDVVEDFPFNPETSVFKVAGKMFALSALGGRPLTVNLKCDPDLAVQLRAAHPEIVPGYHMNKRHWNTVTADGDLPDEQLGELIEDSYDLVVAGLPRALRLRLDRP; from the coding sequence ATGAGCCCCGAGGAGCTGCGGGCGTTCTGCCTGTCCTTCAACGACGTGGTGGAGGACTTCCCGTTCAACCCGGAGACCTCGGTCTTCAAGGTGGCGGGGAAGATGTTCGCGCTCTCGGCGCTCGGCGGGCGCCCCCTCACCGTCAACCTCAAGTGCGACCCGGACCTGGCGGTCCAACTGCGGGCCGCGCACCCGGAGATCGTGCCGGGCTACCACATGAACAAGCGCCACTGGAACACCGTCACGGCTGACGGTGACCTCCCCGACGAGCAGCTCGGGGAACTCATCGAGGACTCGTACGACCTGGTGGTCGCGGGGCTGCCGCGGGCGCTGCGGCTGCGCCTGGACCGCCCCTGA
- a CDS encoding hemolysin family protein — protein MSLQLIAGAVALVVVAWLAACAEAGIARVSSFRADEAVRSARRGSAKLAQVAADPTRYLNVALLVRVACEMAAAALVTYACLKEFDKTWEALAIAIGVMVLVSYVAVGVSPRTIGRQHPLNTATAAAYVLLPLARVMGPIPPLLILIGNALTPGKGFRRGPFASEAELRAMVDLAEKESLIEDEERRMVHSVFELGDTLVREVMVPRTDLVAIERFKTIRQALTLALRSGFSRIPVTGESEDDIVGMVYLKDLARKTHINRDAESELVSTAMRPATFVPDTKNAGDLLREMQQERNHVAVVIDEYGGTAGIVTIEDILEEIVGEITDEYDRELPPVEELADGCYRVTARLDIGDLGELFGLDEFDDEDVETVGGLLAKRLGRVPIAGASAVVPLPDGRELALTAESAAGRRNKIVTVLVEPVEPAGSTEEGQSG, from the coding sequence ATGAGCCTCCAGCTCATCGCGGGCGCCGTCGCCCTGGTCGTCGTGGCCTGGCTCGCGGCCTGCGCCGAGGCGGGCATCGCCCGCGTCTCCAGCTTCCGCGCCGACGAGGCCGTCCGCTCCGCGCGGCGCGGCAGCGCGAAGCTCGCCCAGGTCGCCGCCGACCCGACCCGCTATCTCAACGTGGCGCTGCTCGTCCGCGTGGCGTGCGAGATGGCCGCGGCCGCCCTGGTGACGTACGCCTGCCTGAAGGAGTTCGACAAGACCTGGGAGGCCCTCGCGATCGCCATCGGCGTGATGGTCCTCGTCAGCTACGTCGCCGTGGGCGTCTCGCCGCGCACCATCGGCCGCCAGCACCCGCTGAACACCGCGACCGCCGCGGCGTACGTCCTGCTGCCGCTGGCCCGTGTCATGGGCCCGATCCCGCCCCTGCTGATCCTCATCGGCAACGCGCTCACGCCCGGCAAGGGCTTCAGGCGCGGCCCGTTCGCCTCCGAGGCCGAGCTGCGCGCGATGGTCGACCTCGCCGAGAAGGAGTCCCTCATCGAGGACGAGGAGCGCCGCATGGTGCACTCCGTCTTCGAGCTGGGCGACACCCTGGTGCGCGAGGTGATGGTGCCCCGCACCGACCTGGTCGCCATCGAGCGGTTCAAGACGATCCGCCAGGCCCTCACCCTCGCGCTGCGCTCGGGCTTCTCGCGCATACCCGTCACCGGGGAGAGCGAGGACGACATCGTCGGCATGGTGTATCTGAAGGACCTGGCCCGCAAGACGCACATCAACCGCGACGCCGAGTCCGAGCTGGTCTCGACGGCGATGCGCCCGGCGACCTTCGTGCCCGACACGAAGAACGCGGGCGACCTGCTGCGCGAGATGCAGCAGGAGCGCAACCACGTCGCCGTGGTCATCGACGAGTACGGCGGCACGGCCGGCATCGTCACCATCGAGGACATCCTGGAGGAGATCGTCGGGGAGATCACCGACGAGTACGACCGTGAGCTGCCGCCCGTGGAGGAGCTGGCCGACGGCTGCTACCGCGTGACGGCCCGGCTCGACATCGGCGACCTCGGGGAGCTGTTCGGCCTCGACGAGTTCGACGACGAGGACGTCGAGACGGTCGGCGGACTGCTCGCCAAGCGGCTGGGCCGCGTCCCGATCGCGGGCGCCTCGGCGGTCGTACCGCTGCCGGACGGCCGCGAGCTCGCGCTCACCGCGGAGTCCGCCGCGGGCCGCCGGAACAAGATCGTGACGGTGCTCGTGGAGCCGGTCGAGCCCGCGGGCTCGACCGAGGAGGGGCAGTCCGGATGA
- the ybeY gene encoding rRNA maturation RNase YbeY — protein sequence MSIDVNNESGTEVDEQAILDIARYALARMRIHPLSELSVIVVDAGAMEQLHIQWMDLPGPTDVMSFPMDELRPPMKDDDEPPQGLLGDIVLCPEVATQQGKDAPTQHSMDEELQLLTVHGVLHLLGYDHEEPDEKAEMFGLQAAIVDGWRAEKGLTGPSPAPTVS from the coding sequence ATGTCGATCGACGTCAACAACGAATCCGGAACCGAGGTCGACGAGCAGGCGATCCTCGACATCGCCCGCTACGCCCTCGCGCGGATGCGCATCCACCCGCTCTCCGAACTGTCGGTGATCGTCGTGGACGCCGGCGCCATGGAGCAGCTGCACATCCAGTGGATGGACCTGCCCGGGCCCACGGACGTCATGTCCTTCCCCATGGACGAGCTGCGCCCGCCCATGAAGGACGACGACGAGCCCCCGCAGGGCCTCCTCGGCGACATCGTGCTCTGCCCCGAGGTCGCCACCCAGCAGGGCAAGGACGCCCCGACGCAGCACTCCATGGACGAGGAGCTCCAGCTCCTCACCGTCCACGGCGTGCTGCACCTGCTCGGCTACGACCACGAGGAGCCCGACGAGAAGGCCGAGATGTTCGGCCTCCAGGCGGCCATCGTCGACGGCTGGCGTGCGGAGAAGGGCCTGACCGGCCCCTCTCCCGCGCCGACCGTCTCGTAG
- a CDS encoding PhoH family protein, with translation MTQTPTTHTAAQDQARAHFAVPAKHPMVTVLGSGDALLRVIEKAFPGADIHVRGNEISAVGAAHEVALIQRLFDQMMLVLRTGQPMTEDAVERSIAMLRADESGSGAEETPAEVLTQNILSSRGRTIRPKTLNQKRYVDAIDKHTIVFGIGPAGTGKTYLAMAKAVQALQSKQVNRIILTRPAVEAGERLGFLPGTLYEKIDPYLRPLYDALHDMLDPDSIPRLMAAGTIEVAPLAYMRGRTLNDAFIILDEAQNTSAEQMKMFLTRLGFDSKIVITGDVTQVDLPGGTKSGLREVQQILEGVEDIHFSRLTSHDVVRHKLVGRIVDAYEQHDSRDGK, from the coding sequence ATGACTCAGACACCGACAACTCACACCGCCGCACAGGACCAGGCGCGAGCCCACTTCGCCGTTCCGGCGAAGCACCCGATGGTGACCGTCCTCGGTTCGGGCGACGCCCTGCTGCGAGTGATCGAGAAGGCCTTCCCGGGGGCCGACATCCACGTCCGGGGCAACGAGATCAGCGCCGTGGGCGCGGCCCACGAAGTCGCCCTCATCCAGCGCCTGTTCGACCAGATGATGCTGGTGCTCCGCACCGGTCAGCCGATGACGGAGGACGCAGTGGAACGCTCGATCGCCATGCTGAGGGCGGACGAGAGCGGCAGCGGCGCGGAGGAGACCCCCGCCGAGGTCCTCACGCAGAACATCCTCTCCTCCCGCGGCCGCACCATCCGCCCCAAGACGCTGAACCAGAAGCGGTACGTCGACGCGATCGACAAGCACACCATCGTCTTCGGGATCGGCCCCGCGGGCACGGGCAAGACGTACCTGGCCATGGCCAAGGCCGTCCAGGCGCTCCAGTCCAAGCAGGTCAACCGCATCATCCTGACCCGGCCCGCGGTCGAGGCGGGCGAGCGCCTCGGCTTCCTGCCCGGCACGCTGTACGAGAAGATCGACCCGTACCTCCGCCCGCTCTACGACGCGCTGCACGACATGCTCGACCCGGACTCGATCCCGCGCCTGATGGCGGCGGGCACGATCGAGGTCGCCCCCCTCGCGTACATGCGCGGCCGCACGCTGAACGACGCGTTCATCATCCTCGACGAGGCGCAGAACACCAGCGCCGAGCAGATGAAGATGTTCCTCACCCGCCTCGGCTTCGACTCCAAGATCGTCATTACCGGTGACGTCACCCAGGTCGACCTGCCGGGCGGCACCAAGAGCGGCCTGCGCGAGGTCCAGCAGATCCTGGAGGGCGTGGAGGACATCCACTTCTCCCGGCTCACGTCCCACGATGTCGTACGGCACAAGCTGGTCGGCCGTATCGTCGACGCGTACGAGCAGCACGACAGCCGCGACGGGAAGTAG
- a CDS encoding carbohydrate kinase family protein, with product MVVPVQPTVDPLKAARRAGDPDCDVYLTGTVFLDIIFTGLDSAPVRGTESWARGMGSSPGGVANMATALARLGLHTSLAAAFGDDHYGEYCWDTLEGGEGIDLTSSRTVPGWHTPVTVSMAYEGERTMVSHGHEPPPDADAPDGGAPSCPPRARAAIASLTPGTHAPWIARAARSGTRIFADVGWDDTGRWDLAALPDLEHCEAFLPNAQEAMRYTRTSCPRAAARALTEHVPLAVVTLGADGAYAVDGRTGETAEVPAIEVEALDPTGAGDVFVAGFVTGTLADWPLADRLAFAGLTAALSVQEFGGSLSAPGWAEVGAWWRRVREFDEQDPAALRRYSFLEALLPAASRPWPLRRAVPTIGFRSA from the coding sequence ATGGTCGTACCCGTACAGCCCACCGTCGACCCGCTGAAGGCGGCCCGCAGAGCCGGCGACCCGGACTGCGACGTCTACCTCACCGGCACGGTCTTCCTCGACATCATCTTCACCGGCCTCGACTCCGCGCCGGTGCGCGGGACCGAGTCCTGGGCGCGCGGCATGGGGTCCAGCCCCGGCGGCGTCGCCAACATGGCGACCGCGCTCGCCCGGCTCGGCCTGCACACCTCACTGGCCGCCGCCTTCGGTGACGACCACTACGGGGAGTACTGCTGGGACACCCTCGAAGGGGGCGAGGGCATCGACCTCACCTCGTCGAGGACCGTGCCCGGCTGGCACACCCCGGTGACCGTCTCCATGGCGTACGAGGGCGAGCGGACCATGGTCAGCCACGGCCACGAGCCGCCGCCGGACGCCGACGCACCGGACGGCGGCGCCCCCTCCTGCCCGCCACGCGCGCGTGCGGCCATCGCCTCGCTGACGCCCGGCACGCACGCCCCCTGGATCGCGCGGGCCGCCCGCAGCGGTACGCGGATCTTCGCCGACGTGGGCTGGGACGACACCGGCCGCTGGGACCTCGCGGCGCTGCCCGACCTGGAGCACTGCGAGGCGTTCCTGCCGAACGCGCAGGAGGCCATGCGGTACACCCGTACGTCGTGCCCGCGGGCGGCCGCTCGGGCGCTGACCGAGCATGTGCCGCTCGCCGTGGTGACCCTCGGCGCGGACGGGGCGTACGCGGTGGACGGGCGGACCGGGGAGACTGCGGAGGTGCCCGCGATCGAGGTGGAGGCGCTGGATCCCACCGGGGCCGGGGACGTCTTTGTGGCGGGTTTCGTCACCGGGACGCTGGCGGACTGGCCGCTGGCCGACCGGCTGGCCTTCGCCGGGCTCACCGCGGCGCTCTCCGTACAGGAGTTCGGCGGATCCCTGTCCGCACCCGGGTGGGCCGAGGTGGGGGCGTGGTGGCGACGCGTACGGGAGTTCGATGAGCAGGACCCGGCGGCGCTGCGCCGGTACAGCTTCCTGGAGGCCCTGCTCCCGGCGGCGAGCCGTCCGTGGCCCCTGCGCAGGGCGGTACCGACGATCGGCTTCCGATCCGCGTAG